A region of the Myripristis murdjan chromosome 10, fMyrMur1.1, whole genome shotgun sequence genome:
AAACCTTGAGCATGTCATGAGAAAATCCAGCTCCTGTGTCCAATAGGTGATAGTCAGGTCAGATCAATCACAGTCTTTTCAAATCAGCAATACTTTCATGTTTACTGTCCTCTTTTCTCCCATGTGCATGTTCAGGTCGAGTCCGGCTCCACGTGCGCCGTGTTTGGCCTTGGAGCTGTCGGCCTGGCTGCGATTATGGGCTGCAAGGCTGCCGGGGCAACCAGGATCATCGGTATCGACATCAACCCTGACAAGTTTGAGAAGGCCAAGGAGTTCGGAGCCACTGAGTTTGTGAACCCCAAGGACCACAGCAGGCCCATCCAGGAGGTCCTGGTGGAGATGACCGACGGGGGCGTGGACTATTCCTTTGAGTGCATTGGAAATGTGGGAATCATGGTGAGACTAACCTTGTGTTCCCATAGCAGCACATGGAAGCAAGACAATTACTGTTAAAGCAATATTTCAACcaaagcacaaaaaaagatattcccCCTCTTAGCCCTAACACAGTTCAACCAGATAGTGTCAACTTAGTGACATTTCCAGTCTGCCTCAACCTTTTCATTCTCCCGGCTCTCCAATATCAGGAAGCTGAATCGGTATTTCTTTGTCAAGATCAAATCCACCCCCAAGGAGGACAGATTTGGGGCAGAtagtttcaagtttatttagagtccAAAAGCACTGCAAGCAAAACAAGACCCTCCCCCAATATCAGCATTTTTCGGAAGAGCTGTTACTGCTCagtttttcaaatgtaaattttttttgATGGTTTCCATGGATGGATGTCCACTAACAAATTCCCATCTAGCCAGCAAACAGGGAAGCTCATGGCAGACTGGAACCCTCACCAAATTATGTAGCAACTGcggattgattgattgtactTGGGATGagtaagaaaatattttttcttgtagtaataataatatatatatgcagtactcgagttgaggggggaagAGGGTCggtggcatcccccctgaaatgaaaatggtcaaaatcatccctcctgtaaaactgccatcctcacttttcatcaagtgaaaaaaattgaccatcgcccctgattttttttttacaactcgactactgtatatatgtatttgtgttttttgggtgaactgttcctttaatggtTGCTGATTGTCAGTGTGAAAACGCTGTCAAGAAGTCATTCTGGGGCAAAGGGGAACTGGCAGCTGAGAAATGTACAGCTTAGTTTAATGTTGTGTATCCACAGCTAACCCTGTTATGGTGAGGTAGTAACTCAAAGAAATGCCAATTACCACGGCTGTAGCCATGCAGCGTGGAGGATGCTGTTGCACTGTCATCCACCAGAGGGCACTGTTGTCAAGCAAAAGTCACTTGCAAGCTCTCTTTGTAGCTCATGTAGTATTTACGattattgatgatgtgattttattattatttgataagTCCAGCCCAGAAAACATGATGCATAGCGTATAAAGCAGTAAGCAACATATAAAACAGTTATCATTTATCATGTCAGGTGGACTATTTGTGTACAAGGAAAGGCTGGTACAGAATACATCGTAAACAATGCACACAACAGTTGGCAGTGTGTGACACAGCGTTGGCAAGTTCACCATTGTGGGAAAGCAGTAATGTGACCGCTAATTTATCATTtcagagagctgctctggaggcgtGCCACAAGGGCTGGGGTGAAAGCGTCATCATTGGGGTAGCCGGGGCCGGACAGGAGATCTCGACCAGACCCTTCCAGCTGGTCACAGGCCGAGTGTGGAGGGGGACGGCCTTCGGAGGTGAATGACAGGGCTTAGGGAATCTCTTATTGTTGTTACATGAGGCTTGATGCAATGCCGCCTGGCTGCAGTTCGGTGTTTCTGTGTCTTCAATGTCCCCTTTTGGTAATTTAACTCTGGATTCTTGGCAGTTCCAGAGACTAGATTAAAATCAATGGGCGATCAAGCCTTTTCTCTAACAGCCCCTAGATTCCACACAAAGTCCTCCACTAACCATCAAAGAGGCTTCAATTGCAGCTGAAAACTTTTAATATTATGAGGAGCAATTTATGCCCAGAGATGGGAAAATTGCTTTCCGTTTAACACGATTAATATtaatagcagtagcagtgtTTTATGGTCATTCAGGTTGTTATGGCCAGAGTCCTGCATCAGGGTTCGTACTGACTTGCCTGGATAACCAGTGCACCGCTTGTAAATTCGCCATCAGAAGTACAGTTAAACAATTAAGcaaaatatcataaaaataTCAACACAGCCAAGTGTGATATCCGGATCCCAAGAGCTGCTTTTACTTGATTAAAGTTAATTGTGCAACAAAATAGCATTGTAAAATGATATATTGTGGTGCTGCAGAAATGCCATGGTCTAAAGAACATATTCTCCAGATTTaagaaaacatcttttgttTGGCACAGACACCAGCAAAAGTCATATCATTTTAACAGATCtttcagtgaaaatggaaatgatgaTCCAAATCGGAAGACCACCCGAAGACATTTGGCCAGCAGAAGCAGTTTTAAAAAGCCTCAGGTTTAGTGAGCAATGTGAAACAAACAAGTATTGGCCTCCTGTCAGTTCTGTTCTGTCCTTAGGTGTTGTCAAGAAAGTTGGACCAACTGTGCATACAAAATAAGTGACTCTTTTGGAGAGGCCGCGTTTTGTTGGCCTCTGACAGATAAACATGTTACCTTTCTGGAAAGCCGCACATCTTCTCAGTCTGGGATGCAGCTCTTAATGGCAGATGTTTTTAGCAAGAGGCGAGTGTTATGAGGAATCTAGCTCTTATGCTGGTTTTGATATTCCCCCTCCTCAGGCTGGAAGAGTGTGGAAAGTGTTCCTAAACTGGTGGAGGAATACATGAACAAGAAGCTGAAGGTGGATGAGTTTGTGACCCACACCTTGCCTTTTGACAAGATCAACGAGGGATTTGACCTCATGCACGCTGGAAAGAGGTGAGCAGCTCAGTCGTGCAACTGgtgtatttaataaaaaaagaaataattgtGCTCaacatttgtgttgtgttaatcCTCATTTGTATTCATATTTATCTCCTTTGTGGCTTAATAAAGCACTTTAAATTTGCTCTTTCTCCCGTTCCTGTTgactatatttatttatttttacggATTATCTGactaatttattttctgtttttccttgcAGTATCCGCACAGTGCTGACGTTCTGAAGTGCCTCAAACACTGACATCCATCACATGAGGCCTTTAAATCTCCTCTCATAGCTCTTGCACTTAATTTTCTGCACTTACTGAGATAACACACCTTTCAGTATTAGACCATAAATCTTTGTTCCCAGCTGAATGCCTGTGTGAAACAATCTCAATGTGgttattaaagtttttttttttttttttcaaattgcatCGTTGCTCTCATGGAGTTTGTTGCTTGTGCATGGACAAATATGATGATTTATAACATTACaatatattaacattttaagCATTTGGCTGATCCTGCTATCCAGAACAATCTACACTGAGTCAGCAGGAGGATATTCTATGTCTTGCTTAAGGGTACTTACACAGGATGTTAAGTTACTAATGGACTCGTTGACTGCGGCAAGAATTGAACCTGTGATCTCTGTGTTAAGAGACAGTCTATAACCACCAGGTCACCCTGCCGCCCACACTGTATGCAGACAGTATCGCACTGACAATGAATGATTCATCCAGCAAGCTCCATCATTTCCCCAACAGTATTAAAAGACGGGTTTATTCAGCTGTACTCCAAAAAGGCCAATTCTGTCTGGGCACACAGGCTTTGGAAGGCCCTGCCTAGACAGCTGAAGCAGACAGtatctgacatttttttattattattattattcttgtctTGAAgcacatatatttttatactgCCAGTTTTATTCTCCTCTACGcctgacatttttattgttcatCTAATTGACTTACAAAGACCTTTTGTAAGTTCAAAGAGTGCAAaatgatgatcatcatcattataattataCTGCAGGGAATACATCTAATGCTCAGCTTCTCCATAGGGATCATAAAAATTTCATCCAATCTATTCTAATTGCAGACAGAACAATGGCATAATGTACTGCCACCTCATATTGTTGATCAGCTCAGTTAGGACATTTTAAGCACCTTAGTTAGTAGTATACAGTACTATAATTAAATATTTGGGATGTCATACATACAGTGCATACCAGAACAATAAGGCACCGGTGGTTGACTCTGTGGCCCACACCCTGCCCTGTAACCAGCCCTGTGATAgagcaataataaaatagttATGCTGTTAGAATTAGGCTTGGCACggctcgactcgactcgactgCGCATGCGTGCTGGCGTGAACCAGATGGTCCAATCAGCTATTTAACACACGCCAAAACCGAATCAGAGTCCCAGAAGATGGCGACCGCTCTAGTGGTGAGTCAAACTATGAAACACTGTCATATCATTAACATTTGGGACTTTTACTCTGCTGGTTATGCTTTAATTAAACAAGAGCTCACTAGCGACTGAGTTTAAGATGACAAACGAAACGGGACGTCAGTCAGCCTCGAAGTCAAAACGCGATGCCGCGGTGTTGGAAAAATCAGCGATACAACCAGAAACTGCTAGCTCTGTTAACTGTGTTGTGAATTggaggcaaacacacagctaGCACTTggttaaacacaaaaaaattaagtattttttttttctccgctgCGATAACTTCCTGTTATCCCTGATGGGTAGGAGAGCAGAGAAGTCGCTAGCCATTAGCATTTTAAATGAACTTGCACTTGCGCCTCGCCGTTTCTCACACGATgtggcatttgtttttgtgaaaatacaacttgcTGCTTGCTATCCACGGTAAGATGCTCATGATGAACCAGTGGAAGACAGCTGTTTGGCTTGTCATGCCCCATGAAAACCTCTTTTTACCCGAGTGGTACCCTGAGATGAACTCGGTGATGcttgaggaaaagagagagagactgagagggagAAGGCATGCAAGCGTCAGCCGCCTGTCATCTGTCTTCATCTGTTATTTAGATGTGTAGCTTTAGTGTCTCCCACCTAATTAGCTTCTTTCTTGGCAGCACGCCAGGATTTTTCTGACGTTTCAACCCTCCCAAGTCTGTGCTTCCCATTTATCGCATCGTTTACCCAGCTTACACATCCCCTGCATCACACtcgtgtttttaaaaaaaaatcttagtaaATGCACAATATCGGATTATTTTCCTAGCCCTGCTTTAACCTTGAAAAAATGACAAGCCATCCACACCTGGAAGACAGCACAGGAAAAGTAGCTAAATTCATTTGGAAAAACGGTGCATTTTGGCTGCCATAGCCTTCATTGCAACTGCTGGCACCGCACACTGTGGAGTAATGAATAGCCTGTCTTTGCTCATTCTATTGTGTTGAAGATTTCAAAGGTCAAAACACACCGGCTTCAACAAAGTAAAAGtttttctcctgctctcttACAAAACTACAGCATCTGTCAGTTTGACACCTCCCTGTTTATAgccatgttttcttttgtttttgtttttgttttgtttttttcttctgtgtcttAGGTGTCAACTTCAATTACTTCAAATTCTGACAAGGAAAAATGCGAAACAGCCAGTCAGAAGGTTGTGAGTCCAGAAGCGTACATCAAACATCCATTACAAAACAGGTAAGATCAGATTcgtgtcctctcctctgttgtttgtttatccCGCAGAACTTGAATCAGAGCTGTGGTTTATGCACTTCAGCAGCGTTGCAGATGAAGGCGAGCATGCCGCCATAGCCTAATATGTTTGACTTCTTTTGAATTGCAGGTGGGCTCTGTGGTTTTTCAAGaatgacaaaagcaaaacatggcAAGCCAACCTCCGGCTCATCTCCAAATTCGACACAGTGGAGGACTTTTGGGCGTAAGTTATTGTTTAATAAATGACTGCGTTAATGACTAGAACGAGTTTTACCATGTGGGGAGGAGTGTTTTTACTTTTGCCTCCTGCAGTATATTTTTTATCATGGTTTTAAATTAATGCAATAAATTTAGTTGATGGTGATGAAATGCTTACTGGTTCCTCTGATATTTTAGAAACATGGCGTTTTAAAAATGAGCACTTCATCACACTATTTCGTGCCTGCTGTTGCCTGCTTATACTATATCTTTGCACTACATGGGATACCCTAATGTCCTTTTTACTATCTGCACAAGCAGGTGCTGTAAATCTAGATAAGCCATTTGTCTCTGCCCTATCATCAACAACACAAATTCCTATATAGTTGTTTCAAAACTTGGAGGTGCATCTTATTGTAAACAAGTGCCTCAGGTGAACAGTCAAGTTTCCCAGAGTTGTATATTCTCCCCTGGGGATGACAACAGATACAGCAGGCTGGAGAACTTGTCTAGACACTCCtgaagcattttattttgttgctgatGCACCAAGCTCCacaggtgggggagggggattTAAAACCGTTTTTCTGTAGGTGATGGTGAATTGTTTGGGGCTCATGTATCCATTGGAGAGTAATTTAATGTGGTGCAGAGCAGACAGAACCCTCAGctttaaagttgttgtttttttttttcctcccaagtTACAGACAAATTGAGTCGTTTTTCGTGTTTTTTGAAGGAGAACACAGGAGACAAATAGAAGAGCGGAAGAAGTGCTATAATTTTGTGAATGGGCTTGTTCAACCACTGTCTGACACGGTTATAAGCTTTTatgtgctgtgatttttttttttttttttctttttctttttcttttttttttaactgcattaacTGTCTTCTCCCAGTTTATATAATCACATTCAGCTATCGAGTAATTTGATGTCTGGCTGCGACTACTCACTGTTTAAGGTAAGGGAGCTTTGCCTGCGGTCTTtctttgatattatttcatgaTTTGTCCACATCAAACCTAATACTGTGAAATATCCAAGCTGTAGTGGATGTTAACTTTAATGTGGAAGAAGGGTCCTTTTGGTATTTTCCTCATGGGGTTGGTAGCTATTTGTTAAGATGGCttaactgaaaatgaatgtattcATGCTGCCAGGGCTGTGTGCGGTGGTGCTATATATTGAGTGACAGTAGAAAAGCATCAGTTGTTCCATGTTTTGCtctattgtttatttcattgtgcCACAAATCACTTTGTTCCTGTAATTTATTACGGCAGTTTATATTCTGTAATGTGAATGCTGCTTAACTTTCTTCTgtactgcacacatgcacatgggcAACATTAACTAACTGCACAGTATGCTTAATAACACAGCTTAAGATAGATTTAGTGACACCCTGCAGTCTGTAGAATTTCGGGATCAGCTGGCAACATCACAACAGATATGCAAACCTCCTCGGTTCCAGTTGTATTGTCTTCATCAACCGGCACAAAAAACGAAGGAGCACACAGGAGTCTGGCGGACCTAAGTGGTCTTGTATCACTCTACATGCAGGCACAGTTTTGAAGAGGTGCAGTGAGCCATGGCAGCAGCCTTTGCAGGAGCCGCACACACCTGGTAGCTATACGTTTTGACAGAAAAGTAAATGGCCCAGATAATTGACTGAAGAAGTGCTGCTCCATATGGCACATTCACGGCACTATTGTtgcctggggaaaaaaagaaaattgtgcCAGCATTGGGAAACGTGTAGATCGCCAATGGACTCCGTTCCTCATTCCACTTCTGAATTACAtagtcatattttatattttgtttactgtttaattgaaaattaaaaagtaaacaagATGTTTAATTGAACGGTTccaagtaaaaagagcaaaatacTAAAATATGATTAAGATTTATTTGTCgtctaaaattcaaaatgtaagaAATAGGCCTTGTCATGTGTTCattttatataaactgtttattCGTGTAATTACAGAAAATGTCCCATGTCGTGATATTTTATAAGTATATGAAATTACCAACATCTGGTTATGAGGTTAAGGTCATATCACACAGCCCTACATGGTACCGCAGGCTGGTTCGGATAGCAAATGATAGGTTACTTGTTGCTGCCTTAATAGTCTTCTGGTACCAGTTATTGCGCATCTTTGATTTCTGGGAGAGTCACTCAAATTCAGCTTATTTCTGCAGATCTCATAATAatgaatacagtacactgtgctccacaaaaacaacaataaaaatacaatacagaaacattaaatCATTTCCTTTTAACATGAAACACTCAGTTGCCCAGATCTGATCTTTTCATGGGATTCCATGTTAACAGCCCCAAAGCCCACAGCTCAGTGTTGAATGAAGAGTTAGCTTTTCTTTTCTACTTTAAATCAGACTGAGCTGGGCTTGTGAAGATTTTATTCTacgtagattttttttttttccaaactatGACTATGAGCTCTACCAGAGAGTAGACACGTATTACTGCTATCAGACAAACCAAGCGTtgttcgtttttttgttttgttttttattttccgTACAGCACTTGGCCTCTGAAATGACAGTTTGGTCTGTTCTGATAAGTCACATAAGAGGAACTGTGTAAACCAAATGTCAAAGTTCTGAGGATAGCCTTGTTCTACCTGGCTGGGGTTAAAATGTGTGAATGCCTTTTGGGCTCAAAGGCACCAGTATCTCTGCTGTGGTCAGAACCTGCTCAAACCCGGCTGGACGACTCGATTTGAACTTGGTCAAAGCTGGCCTCGAGAGACGTAAAACAGTTTATCGCAGTACACATTTGTGAAAGTGGTATTAAATGTGAAGTGtcagctttgtttttcattgaacTTTGCATCCAGCAGAGAAACTAAACTCTACTCATAGTGTGCAAGATGTACTTGTTTTTTCAAATCCTGCTCTGCT
Encoded here:
- the LOC115366874 gene encoding alcohol dehydrogenase class-3 isoform X2, translated to MEVIKCKAAVAWEAGKPLSIEEVEVAPPKAHEVRIKIFATGVCHTDAYTLSGSDPEGLFPVILGHEGAGRVESVGEGVTKFKPGDTVIPLYVPQCGECKFCKNPKTNLCQKIRITQGQGLLPDKTSRFTCKGKQIFHFMGTSTFSEYTVVADISLAKVNEKAPMDKVCLLGCGISTGYGAALNTAKVESGSTCAVFGLGAVGLAAIMGCKAAGATRIIGIDINPDKFEKAKEFGATEFVNPKDHSRPIQEVLVEMTDGGVDYSFECIGNVGIMRAALEACHKGWGESVIIGVAGAGQEISTRPFQLVTGRVWRGTAFGGWKSVESVPKLVEEYMNKKLKVDEFVTHTLPFDKINEGFDLMHAGKSIRTVLTF